From Candidatus Latescibacterota bacterium, the proteins below share one genomic window:
- a CDS encoding T9SS type A sorting domain-containing protein: protein MYRSVFTCVLLCLTVSILSVTAVGEDVADVENELEALRQIIAEKGYSFTVGRTPLTGLSKEQLAQRTGFIPPSKEEWGSLPRFVPGALSYPGADISDPVFDWRTLGNVTGVRNQGACGSCWAFAAIAQLEGHIAIYDNMMMDLSEQHIIDCNEDEKNCDGGNAYAAYKLLLSFGSVTEDCIPYTQSDEGECGQAFCTSVAVIADYPDVEDFNVTAIKTALLSGPVYTAIRTSALFNSYIEGCFDYNDTNNYPDHAVLIVGWDDTACDEGGAWIVKNSWGEGWGEDGFMHIKYGVSYIGMYVSQILYSPFVSLTSPNGGQTIYGDTEYRIQWSNPGIEPDSVSLAYSIGGAAGPFDNPIVSGLTGVETYLWTVPEITSESVMVRVTAWLDGDIRAYDLSDEVFEIAAFSNTASSYPNPFQEKISILYEVDSPGRVKITIFDVRGGVVKVVEEIDRDTGNYVAEWDGTEADGAPANPGVYFYLLDAPGTTRSEKIILLR from the coding sequence ATGTATCGTTCTGTATTCACCTGTGTGCTGTTGTGTCTGACCGTGTCAATCCTGTCGGTGACTGCTGTCGGCGAAGACGTAGCGGACGTCGAGAACGAGCTTGAAGCGCTGAGGCAGATCATAGCGGAAAAGGGGTACAGCTTTACAGTCGGGCGGACTCCCCTTACGGGACTCTCGAAAGAACAGCTGGCGCAAAGGACCGGTTTTATCCCGCCTTCGAAGGAGGAATGGGGTTCGCTGCCGCGGTTCGTGCCAGGCGCGCTCAGCTATCCCGGGGCAGATATCAGCGATCCGGTCTTCGACTGGAGGACTCTTGGCAATGTGACCGGAGTGAGGAACCAGGGCGCCTGTGGTTCGTGCTGGGCCTTCGCCGCGATAGCTCAGCTGGAGGGACATATTGCCATCTATGACAACATGATGATGGATCTTTCCGAGCAGCATATAATCGATTGTAACGAGGACGAGAAAAACTGTGACGGCGGCAACGCCTATGCTGCTTATAAGCTCCTGCTTTCTTTCGGCTCCGTGACAGAGGACTGTATTCCATATACCCAGTCGGACGAAGGAGAGTGCGGGCAGGCCTTCTGCACTTCTGTCGCGGTCATTGCGGATTATCCAGATGTGGAAGACTTCAATGTCACAGCGATCAAGACGGCGCTTCTGAGCGGACCTGTCTATACGGCGATCAGGACGAGCGCTTTATTTAATAGCTACATCGAAGGATGTTTCGATTATAACGACACTAACAATTACCCGGATCATGCCGTGCTGATAGTCGGATGGGACGACACGGCCTGCGATGAAGGGGGAGCCTGGATCGTTAAGAACAGCTGGGGGGAGGGCTGGGGCGAGGATGGATTTATGCATATCAAGTACGGTGTAAGTTACATAGGGATGTACGTTTCACAGATCCTGTATTCGCCTTTCGTAAGCCTGACCTCTCCAAACGGAGGGCAGACGATCTATGGGGATACGGAGTACAGGATCCAGTGGAGCAATCCCGGGATCGAACCGGACTCCGTCTCGCTTGCGTACAGCATCGGCGGTGCTGCCGGGCCATTCGACAACCCGATAGTCTCCGGGCTGACAGGAGTCGAGACTTACCTGTGGACCGTTCCCGAGATAACGAGCGAATCGGTCATGGTGAGGGTAACGGCCTGGCTGGACGGCGATATCAGGGCGTATGACCTCAGCGACGAAGTATTCGAGATCGCAGCATTTTCAAATACTGCCTCATCCTATCCCAATCCGTTCCAGGAAAAGATCAGCATCCTGTACGAGGTAGATTCTCCGGGGCGTGTAAAGATCACGATATTCGATGTGAGGGGTGGAGTGGTGAAAGTCGTGGAAGAGATCGACCGGGATACGGGCAATTATGTGGCGGAATGGGATGGAACGGAAGCTGACGGCGCTCCGGCAAATCCAGGTGTCTATTTCTATCTTCTCGATGCGCCGGGAACGACACGGTCAGAGAAGATCATCCTGTTGCGTTAG
- a CDS encoding M1 family metallopeptidase: MRNSFISRYIHLMAITAFLAAGILASPEKVSSGVIETALNGTTVAAQSTQIPDLIDPYWQQKADNSIMCTLNPETHMLTGSNIISYTNNSPDTLDAFYLHLYPNAYREKASPLIEDHLPGVWTILVGLTGSARGWIDITSLTVNGDSLSFDVDGTILSATFPRPLVPGRTVSIEVHFSELVRKKLGRSGFLGDHYALGQWYPKMVVYDKNGWHADQFRKGEFYGEFGDFDVEITIPDEFVIASTGILVSGDAGWEKALAAAGEKAQETGGQAGTADASDTYGHEKTVKFRAENVHDFAWCADPEFALEKAEYNGYEIRSFYRKWNSSWADSALARGVRCMKWMEDFAGPYGYPQISIVDVHSGGGMEYPMLVMNGSADEDLMLHEIGHNWFYGMLANDEREEAWMDEGMTTYQTYLRRETEFGPYGDEKEQSFLSSFKPRKIWDRLSRQVIYYHRTGFAERVATPYHEFNNCGRTMVYTKGALFMRALRYHVGDADFRRIMHTYLEKWKFKHVDEDAFLDVCEEISGQDLGEFFIQWLHSTKNCDYRVDRFKVSESADGFTADVKVKRKSEMMMPLTLAFRLKNGNTVTERVDGMPREYENTFTFPIEPVSVAINPDNEILDIYLLDNFAPRKRELMFELLPSDYYPSDAYQFRVSPLGFYNDIDGGKAGLCLKGSYDGIYKNFTLQGLYGFESGEFDVYGSFENPLTYFGREADWKIDGYYREGRQGASLSIFKTRRKHLSEPLTKHYTLKLGYQELTDPDYVYPGMYEEGPNIKSSLFIASYPKTDVFNTSFFLGLERSFYGSDFSYEKLTFNARIWPSRFWPLPIEPRMRLFFGRATMDPPLQEMFNLAGAGPVDKEDFFWLRSKGAFPEDYYNNFHVAGDANLRGYFDGDFSFKSIVSSNIELKLPFLPLGKKLSNALRPELYLFYDYGKALGEDPLEALPDEVGERLGENAFDYVLQDAGIGIKIWNITAEFPFYLSHPEISGETENWDMRWTIGFSSLF, from the coding sequence ATGAGAAATAGCTTTATATCCAGATATATCCATTTGATGGCTATAACAGCCTTTCTGGCCGCCGGGATCCTGGCATCGCCGGAAAAAGTTTCTTCGGGGGTCATCGAGACCGCCCTGAACGGAACCACGGTAGCTGCACAATCCACGCAGATCCCGGACCTCATAGATCCCTACTGGCAACAGAAGGCCGATAATTCGATCATGTGCACGCTGAACCCCGAGACACACATGCTGACCGGATCGAATATCATAAGTTACACCAATAATTCCCCGGACACACTGGATGCCTTCTACCTGCACCTCTACCCGAACGCCTACCGGGAAAAGGCCTCCCCCCTTATCGAAGATCACCTTCCCGGGGTCTGGACCATCCTTGTCGGCCTGACCGGTTCGGCACGCGGCTGGATAGATATAACCAGCCTTACAGTCAACGGGGACAGTCTCTCGTTCGATGTTGACGGGACGATCCTGAGCGCGACATTCCCAAGACCCCTCGTTCCTGGCAGGACAGTATCGATCGAGGTACATTTCTCCGAGCTGGTGAGAAAGAAACTTGGCAGATCCGGCTTCCTTGGAGACCACTACGCCCTGGGCCAGTGGTACCCCAAGATGGTCGTATACGATAAAAACGGCTGGCACGCCGACCAGTTCAGAAAAGGTGAGTTCTACGGTGAATTCGGCGATTTCGATGTCGAGATCACGATCCCCGATGAATTTGTCATCGCATCCACAGGCATTCTCGTCTCAGGAGACGCCGGATGGGAAAAGGCTTTGGCCGCTGCGGGGGAAAAAGCTCAGGAAACCGGCGGGCAGGCCGGAACAGCTGATGCCTCCGATACATACGGACACGAAAAGACAGTGAAGTTCAGAGCTGAAAACGTTCACGATTTCGCCTGGTGCGCCGACCCCGAATTCGCCCTGGAAAAGGCCGAATACAACGGGTACGAAATCCGGTCCTTTTACCGGAAATGGAACTCCTCCTGGGCCGATTCCGCTCTCGCCAGGGGAGTCCGCTGTATGAAGTGGATGGAAGACTTCGCCGGCCCGTACGGATATCCACAGATCAGCATCGTCGATGTACACAGCGGTGGCGGGATGGAATATCCTATGCTGGTCATGAACGGCTCCGCCGATGAAGACCTCATGCTTCACGAGATAGGCCACAACTGGTTCTATGGGATGCTGGCCAACGACGAACGCGAAGAGGCCTGGATGGACGAGGGTATGACGACCTATCAGACATACCTCCGCAGAGAGACCGAATTCGGGCCATATGGTGACGAGAAAGAGCAATCATTCCTGTCGTCCTTTAAACCTCGCAAGATCTGGGACAGGCTTTCAAGACAGGTCATCTACTATCACCGTACAGGATTCGCCGAGCGTGTCGCCACGCCCTATCATGAGTTTAATAACTGTGGGCGGACGATGGTCTACACGAAAGGCGCGCTTTTCATGAGAGCACTGCGTTATCATGTGGGAGACGCTGATTTCCGCAGAATAATGCATACATACCTCGAAAAATGGAAATTCAAACATGTCGACGAAGACGCTTTCCTCGATGTATGCGAAGAGATATCGGGGCAGGACCTCGGGGAGTTCTTTATTCAATGGCTCCATTCCACAAAAAATTGCGATTACAGGGTGGATCGCTTCAAAGTATCCGAATCTGCCGACGGATTCACCGCCGATGTCAAGGTGAAGCGGAAGAGTGAGATGATGATGCCCCTTACCCTGGCCTTCCGGCTGAAGAACGGTAACACGGTCACGGAGAGGGTCGACGGCATGCCGCGCGAATACGAAAACACCTTCACATTCCCGATAGAACCTGTCTCTGTCGCTATCAACCCGGACAACGAGATCCTCGACATCTATCTCCTTGATAACTTCGCGCCCAGGAAACGCGAGCTTATGTTCGAACTTCTTCCGAGCGATTATTATCCATCTGACGCCTATCAGTTCAGGGTGAGTCCCCTCGGATTTTATAACGATATCGACGGGGGCAAAGCCGGGCTGTGCCTGAAGGGCAGCTATGACGGTATCTATAAAAATTTCACGCTCCAGGGACTCTACGGATTCGAAAGTGGAGAGTTTGATGTCTATGGTTCTTTCGAAAACCCTCTGACCTATTTCGGCAGGGAAGCCGACTGGAAAATCGACGGATATTACAGGGAAGGCAGGCAGGGGGCTAGTCTTTCGATCTTCAAGACGAGGCGCAAACACCTTTCCGAGCCTCTTACCAAACATTACACTCTCAAGCTCGGCTATCAGGAACTCACAGACCCCGACTATGTATATCCCGGCATGTATGAGGAAGGCCCGAACATCAAATCGTCCCTGTTCATCGCCTCTTACCCGAAGACCGACGTATTCAACACCTCTTTCTTTCTCGGACTCGAACGGTCGTTCTACGGCAGTGACTTCAGTTATGAAAAATTGACGTTCAACGCCAGAATATGGCCCTCCAGATTCTGGCCCCTGCCCATCGAGCCGAGGATGAGACTGTTCTTCGGCAGGGCCACCATGGACCCCCCTCTTCAGGAGATGTTCAACCTGGCAGGAGCCGGTCCGGTCGACAAAGAGGACTTCTTCTGGCTGAGAAGCAAGGGCGCTTTCCCGGAAGACTACTACAACAATTTTCATGTAGCGGGAGATGCCAATCTTCGCGGATATTTCGACGGAGACTTCAGTTTCAAGTCTATCGTATCGTCGAATATCGAGCTGAAGCTGCCCTTCCTCCCCCTGGGGAAAAAGCTCTCGAATGCACTGCGTCCCGAGCTGTACCTCTTCTACGATTACGGCAAGGCTCTCGGCGAAGACCCACTCGAAGCTCTTCCGGATGAAGTCGGAGAAAGACTTGGAGAAAACGCTTTTGACTATGTGCTTCAGGATGCCGGAATCGGCATAAAGATCTGGAACATCACGGCCGAATTCCCCTTCTATCTGAGTCATCCGGAGATCAGCGGAGAGACGGAGAACTGGGACATGCGCTGGACGATAGGATTCAGCAGCCTGTTCTAG
- a CDS encoding insulinase family protein, whose translation MLRKGRSLFLSALVISFTILLVQPAGQCQTLEEKVNEFELDNGMKFLVVERHEAPVAFCAIVFNVGSANEWPNVTGISHLLEHMMFKGTKMLGTSDYKKEIPYIEKTDELGEMTIELRKELGEWRFEAFKEFRETIIAGFTEEETEKAGTNKYTQNLILVEKIRAMESLPEELTSRKYLLEKDGVDYLEKYLEYEQTWGEIVRLTDEQRTRFVVNNELWETYMNNGSRMLNAGTSYDFTVYFVYLPTNRLELWMTMESDRMDSAIFREFWIERDVVMEERRLADNDPDDVLDEAFNSVAFTACPYKWPVLGWMSDLQTIDRKELAEYHKTFYAPNNATAVIVGDVDVKTVRKMAKKYFESISDQEPPPPLETREPKQQGERRLVIEHDANPKLMVGYHKPIHPDPESVVFDVMTSVLAGGRTSRLYKSIFEDKKLTAEPVRVYTGPGERYDNLLMFTAEPRHPHTLEEVEAAIYEEIEKLKTEPVTDRELQRILNQLDSQMVQQLGSNLGIAFTVLMGEIFRGDWHAMFRQYDMTKEVTAEDVMKVAEKYLIESNRTVGWRVKIEKEEGEEGGEAGDEVDQQALRAWVMSLPPDEQAEVIQKFQSMRSEAEAMEYMKELWERVKASGAVKE comes from the coding sequence ATGCTCAGAAAAGGAAGGAGTCTTTTCCTGTCGGCCCTGGTGATTTCGTTCACCATTCTGCTGGTTCAGCCAGCTGGTCAGTGCCAGACGCTGGAGGAAAAGGTCAATGAGTTCGAACTCGATAACGGGATGAAATTCCTGGTCGTCGAGAGGCATGAAGCCCCAGTGGCGTTCTGCGCGATAGTATTCAATGTGGGGTCTGCCAATGAATGGCCCAATGTGACGGGGATATCTCATCTTCTCGAACACATGATGTTCAAAGGTACGAAGATGTTGGGAACGAGCGACTACAAGAAAGAGATCCCCTACATAGAAAAGACCGACGAGCTTGGCGAGATGACTATAGAACTTCGCAAGGAGCTGGGGGAATGGCGCTTCGAAGCGTTCAAGGAATTCCGCGAGACCATCATCGCCGGCTTTACCGAAGAGGAGACAGAGAAAGCCGGGACAAACAAATATACACAGAACCTTATTCTCGTAGAGAAGATCCGGGCGATGGAAAGCCTTCCCGAAGAGCTTACATCGAGAAAGTACCTTCTTGAGAAAGACGGCGTCGATTATCTCGAGAAGTATCTGGAATACGAGCAGACATGGGGAGAGATCGTAAGGCTGACGGACGAACAGCGCACCCGGTTCGTTGTGAACAACGAACTGTGGGAGACATATATGAACAACGGGTCCCGCATGCTCAACGCGGGAACGTCCTATGATTTCACCGTCTATTTCGTCTATCTGCCCACCAACAGGCTCGAACTCTGGATGACGATGGAATCAGACCGTATGGATTCTGCCATTTTCAGGGAGTTCTGGATCGAAAGGGACGTCGTCATGGAAGAGCGGCGGCTGGCCGACAACGATCCCGACGATGTGCTCGACGAAGCATTCAACTCGGTGGCGTTCACCGCCTGTCCCTACAAGTGGCCCGTTCTTGGCTGGATGAGCGATCTGCAGACGATCGACAGAAAGGAACTCGCCGAATATCACAAGACCTTCTATGCTCCGAATAACGCGACTGCGGTCATAGTGGGTGATGTGGATGTAAAGACTGTCAGGAAGATGGCAAAGAAATATTTCGAGTCGATTTCTGACCAGGAACCACCTCCTCCGCTGGAGACGAGAGAACCGAAGCAGCAGGGCGAAAGACGTCTCGTGATCGAACATGATGCGAATCCGAAATTGATGGTCGGTTATCACAAGCCTATTCATCCCGACCCGGAATCGGTCGTATTCGACGTCATGACCAGCGTGCTGGCCGGTGGCCGGACTTCGAGGCTGTATAAGTCGATATTCGAGGATAAGAAACTCACGGCTGAGCCGGTGAGAGTCTATACGGGTCCAGGCGAGAGATACGACAACCTCCTGATGTTCACCGCCGAGCCCAGGCATCCTCACACGCTCGAGGAAGTCGAGGCCGCGATCTACGAAGAGATTGAAAAGCTCAAGACAGAGCCGGTGACCGATAGAGAGCTGCAGAGGATACTCAACCAGCTCGACTCACAGATGGTCCAGCAGCTCGGATCGAATCTCGGCATCGCGTTCACCGTGCTTATGGGCGAGATCTTCCGTGGCGACTGGCACGCGATGTTCCGGCAGTACGATATGACGAAGGAAGTCACGGCTGAGGACGTGATGAAGGTAGCTGAAAAATATCTGATAGAGAGCAACAGGACTGTTGGCTGGAGAGTGAAGATCGAAAAAGAAGAAGGCGAAGAAGGGGGAGAAGCGGGAGATGAAGTCGATCAGCAGGCTCTAAGGGCATGGGTCATGTCCCTGCCACCAGATGAACAGGCGGAGGTCATACAGAAATTCCAGAGCATGAGGTCGGAAGCCGAAGCGATGGAATATATGAAAGAACTATGGGAACGCGTAAAAGCGTCCGGCGCGGTAAAGGAATAA
- a CDS encoding insulinase family protein — protein sequence MKRKILIIVLVAVLAGMLATPLTAGRKHPSKLKYPDLEVQVPEVMDISFPNGMKGFMIEDHEIPAVNIVILFKTYFPEKEKYGLNELARWVMRNGGSESWPADKLNDELEFLPAQVEFFGGDLSTSVFINCMKKDLENVLGILADVVTNPSFPEEKVQKKKDDMLEDIRRKNDQPRNIVNREFNKLLYGDHPYSWETEEASISSVTRDDLVAFHRAWFVPNNALIGISGDVTKPEIEKLISEAFTGWEQGEVNIPQVPDVGGSPDPTVNYIYKDISQAYINLGHLGINSNNPDKCAVTIMNFILGGGSFTSWITTEVREKRGLAYSARSRYSSDPFAVGVFSAFAQTSAGEYSRALQVILDQIERMKTDGPTEEELRKAVDSFLNSQVFDYDSKAGMVRRLIDLQFQGRSLNTPEEDMAKYAALTVEDIKAAALKYLDMDMLTILVVGDKEQFDRPLSEFGEVKEIELK from the coding sequence ATGAAAAGAAAGATCCTCATTATAGTCCTGGTGGCAGTCCTTGCCGGCATGCTTGCGACGCCGTTGACGGCAGGAAGAAAGCATCCGAGCAAGCTCAAGTATCCCGACCTCGAAGTCCAGGTTCCCGAGGTCATGGATATTTCCTTTCCCAACGGGATGAAAGGTTTCATGATCGAGGACCACGAGATCCCCGCGGTGAATATTGTGATCCTTTTCAAGACCTATTTTCCCGAGAAGGAAAAATACGGATTGAACGAATTGGCCCGCTGGGTCATGCGTAACGGGGGCAGCGAGAGCTGGCCGGCCGACAAGCTGAACGACGAGCTCGAATTTCTGCCGGCGCAGGTCGAGTTTTTCGGAGGAGATCTCAGCACGAGCGTTTTTATCAACTGCATGAAGAAAGATCTGGAAAACGTTCTGGGCATACTCGCCGATGTGGTTACCAATCCCTCCTTCCCGGAGGAAAAGGTACAGAAGAAGAAAGACGATATGCTCGAGGACATACGAAGAAAGAACGACCAGCCGAGAAACATCGTCAACAGGGAGTTCAATAAACTGTTGTACGGTGACCACCCCTACAGCTGGGAGACGGAAGAGGCGTCGATATCGTCAGTGACCAGAGACGACCTCGTAGCTTTTCATCGCGCCTGGTTCGTTCCGAACAATGCCCTGATCGGTATCAGTGGAGATGTCACCAAGCCTGAGATCGAAAAACTGATAAGCGAGGCGTTTACCGGATGGGAGCAGGGCGAAGTGAATATCCCGCAGGTTCCGGATGTGGGTGGCAGTCCCGATCCGACCGTGAACTATATCTACAAGGATATCAGTCAGGCATATATAAACCTGGGACATCTCGGAATCAACTCGAACAATCCTGACAAGTGCGCGGTCACGATCATGAACTTTATCCTCGGCGGCGGATCGTTTACGTCCTGGATAACGACGGAGGTCCGCGAGAAGAGGGGCCTTGCCTACTCTGCCAGGTCGAGATACAGTTCCGATCCTTTCGCGGTCGGAGTCTTCAGCGCATTCGCCCAGACTTCGGCGGGCGAGTACAGCAGGGCGCTTCAGGTGATCCTGGACCAGATCGAGAGGATGAAGACGGACGGTCCTACGGAAGAGGAACTCAGAAAAGCTGTCGATTCGTTCCTCAACAGTCAGGTCTTCGACTATGATTCGAAGGCTGGAATGGTGCGTAGATTGATCGACCTGCAGTTCCAGGGAAGATCGCTTAATACTCCTGAAGAAGATATGGCCAAATATGCTGCGCTGACTGTCGAGGATATAAAGGCCGCGGCTCTCAAATATCTCGACATGGACATGCTGACTATCCTCGTCGTAGGTGACAAGGAACAGTTCGACCGTCCCCTTTCCGAGTTCGGAGAGGTCAAGGAGATAGAACTGAAGTAG